The following proteins come from a genomic window of Mycobacterium sp. DL:
- a CDS encoding 2-oxoacid:acceptor oxidoreductase subunit alpha, with the protein MGQNGTVNGDSAATESAPRQKLEKVVIRFAGDSGDGMQLTGDRFTTEAALFGNDLATQPNYPAEIRAPQGTLPGVSSFQIQIADFDILTAGDRPDVLVAMNPAALKANVSDLPPGGLIIANSDEFTKRNLAKVGYDANPLEGDELSDYVVQAVAMTTLTLGAVEAIGATKKDGQRAKNMFALGLLSWMYGRELEHSEVFIREKFARKPDVAEANVLALKAGWNYGETTEAFATTYEVAPAKLKTGEYRQISGNTALSYGLVAAGHLGDIQLVLGTYPITPASDILHELSKYKHFNVLTFQAEDEIAGIGAAIGASYGGSLGITSTSGPGISLKSEAIGLAVMTELPLIVIDVQRGGPSTGLPTKTEQADLLQVLYGRNGESPVAVIAPRSPSDCFDVAVEAARIAIKYHTPVVILSDGAIANGSEPWQIPDVSSYPAINHTFAKSGEPFAPYARDPETLARQFAIPGTPGLEHRIGGLEAANGSGNISYEPKNHDLMVRLRQEKVQGIAVPDLEVDDPSGEAELLLIGWGSSYGPIGEACRRARRKGINVAHAQLRNLNPFPANLGEVLNKYSTVVLPEMNLGQLALLLRGKFLVDIQSVTKVEGMAFLADEVESIIDSALDGTLGEKELEKAKFARLAAATIDDNAVGASA; encoded by the coding sequence GTGGGTCAAAACGGCACAGTCAATGGCGACAGCGCCGCGACGGAATCCGCCCCGCGGCAGAAGCTCGAAAAGGTTGTCATCCGATTCGCCGGGGACTCCGGAGACGGCATGCAGCTCACGGGTGACCGGTTCACCACCGAAGCCGCGCTTTTCGGCAATGACCTTGCCACGCAACCGAATTACCCCGCCGAGATCCGGGCGCCACAGGGCACGCTGCCTGGCGTCTCGTCCTTCCAGATCCAGATCGCCGATTTTGACATCCTGACCGCGGGCGACCGGCCCGACGTTCTCGTGGCGATGAACCCCGCCGCACTCAAGGCCAACGTCTCCGATCTGCCCCCCGGCGGCCTGATCATCGCCAACTCCGACGAGTTCACCAAGCGCAACCTCGCGAAGGTCGGCTACGACGCCAACCCGCTGGAGGGCGACGAGCTGTCCGACTACGTCGTGCAGGCGGTCGCGATGACGACGCTGACCCTCGGTGCGGTCGAGGCGATCGGTGCGACCAAGAAAGACGGCCAGCGCGCCAAGAACATGTTCGCGCTCGGCCTGCTGTCGTGGATGTACGGCCGCGAGCTCGAGCACAGTGAAGTGTTCATCCGGGAGAAGTTCGCCCGCAAGCCCGATGTCGCCGAGGCGAACGTGCTCGCGCTGAAGGCCGGCTGGAACTACGGCGAGACCACCGAGGCGTTCGCCACCACCTACGAGGTGGCGCCGGCGAAGCTCAAGACCGGTGAATACCGGCAGATCTCCGGTAACACCGCTCTGTCCTACGGACTGGTGGCCGCGGGGCATCTCGGTGACATCCAGCTGGTCCTCGGCACCTACCCGATCACGCCGGCATCCGACATCCTCCACGAGCTGTCGAAGTACAAGCACTTCAACGTGTTGACCTTCCAGGCCGAAGACGAGATCGCCGGCATCGGCGCTGCGATCGGCGCGTCCTACGGCGGCTCGCTGGGGATCACCAGTACATCGGGGCCCGGCATCTCGCTGAAGTCGGAGGCGATCGGTCTCGCCGTGATGACCGAGTTGCCGCTCATCGTCATCGACGTGCAGCGCGGCGGGCCGTCGACCGGTCTGCCCACCAAGACCGAGCAGGCCGACCTGCTGCAGGTGTTGTACGGACGCAACGGCGAATCTCCGGTTGCGGTGATTGCCCCACGATCGCCCTCGGACTGCTTCGACGTCGCCGTCGAGGCCGCGCGTATTGCGATCAAGTACCACACACCGGTGGTCATCCTGTCCGACGGCGCCATCGCCAACGGCTCCGAGCCGTGGCAGATCCCCGACGTGAGCTCGTATCCGGCGATCAATCACACCTTCGCCAAGTCCGGCGAACCGTTCGCACCGTACGCCCGCGACCCCGAGACCCTGGCCCGCCAGTTCGCAATCCCGGGCACCCCGGGTCTTGAGCACCGCATCGGTGGGCTCGAAGCCGCCAACGGCTCGGGCAACATCTCCTACGAGCCCAAGAACCACGACCTGATGGTCCGCTTGCGCCAGGAGAAGGTGCAGGGCATCGCGGTGCCCGACCTCGAGGTCGACGACCCCAGCGGTGAGGCCGAACTTCTGCTGATCGGCTGGGGCAGCAGTTACGGCCCCATCGGCGAGGCCTGCCGGCGGGCGCGCCGCAAGGGCATCAATGTCGCCCACGCGCAGCTACGCAATCTCAATCCGTTCCCGGCTAATCTGGGCGAGGTGCTGAACAAGTACTCCACCGTGGTCCTGCCCGAGATGAACCTCGGCCAGCTGGCTCTGTTGCTGCGCGGGAAGTTCCTCGTCGACATCCAGTCGGTGACCAAGGTGGAGGGCATGGCGTTCCTGGCCGACGAAGTGGAGAGCATCATCGATTCCGCGCTGGACGGAACACTGGGCGAGAAGGAACTCGAGAAGGCCAAGTTCGCCCGGTTGGCCGCGGCCACCATCGACGACAATGCTGTGGGAGCGAGCGCATGA